In a genomic window of Trichoderma atroviride chromosome 4, complete sequence:
- a CDS encoding uncharacterized protein (EggNog:ENOG41~TransMembrane:2 (i283-305o317-337i)), whose protein sequence is MRRANPRQVGFICQSCASLPARVSRQPFSGRILSAVPRQVVQSSVWRSTPARWTASVSASKAASDAGSDADGNAVPVTQRPVTDASQLANMAEDSVNKFLSVDGIPAKQLTTAALQSCLRAAAALHPQLKRAEAQYRASASKLVSLGAERTGARIPVDAKLTEATLRISHAAYAIVANPNVEMTPEFLELYVAIQAQLGQPESLPAVFEMFANKPKPVVKDGQIAYVKQNPNAAARAIEPAIADMALQTAIDAKSLDSALGIIESSYSLPAFKRQKLIKHGTAPALGLATLPFGIFGLSTGYAAYWQNTMDMSTATGIAVAGISGYFLVVGSLGMIAKLSNKDQMKRVTWTPGTPLRYRWLREEERAALDKVACAWGFKEPWRHGEEMGPEWEGLKEYMGYRQMLLDRVEFMEGMS, encoded by the coding sequence ATGCGACGAGCGAATCCCCGGCAGGTTGGCTTTATATGCCAATCCTGTGCTTCATTACCAGCACGAGTATCAAGGCAGCCTTTCTCTGGCCGAATTCTATCCGCGGTCCCCCGCCAGGTTGTTCAAAGCTCGGTATGGAGATCAACGCCTGCGAGATGGACCGCATCAGTGTCCGCCTCCAAGGCAGCTTCAGACGCCGGATCAGACGCAGACGGGAATGCGGTGCCAGTGACACAGCGGCCGGTGACAGACGCCTCGCAATTGGCGAATATGGCCGAGGACAGCGTCAACAAGTTCCTCTCCGTCGACGGCATCCCGGCCAAGCAGCTGACCACTGCTGCCCTGCAGTCGTGTCTGCGAGCAGCCGCCGCGCTTCATCCCCAATTGAAGCGAGCAGAGGCGCAATACagggcctcggcctcaaAATTGGTTTCCTTGGGAGCCGAACGGACGGGCGCCAGGATACCCGTTGACGCCAAGCTGACGGAGGCGACTCTTCGAATCTCCCACGCGGCATACGCCATTGTTGCGAACCCGAATGTCGAGATGACGCCCGAGTTCCTGGAGCTCTACGTCGCCATCCAAGcgcagcttggccagccaGAGTCACTGCCCGCTGTCTTTGAGATGTTTgcaaacaagccaaagcccGTCGTCAAGGATGGCCAGATTGCGTACGTGAAGCAGAATCCCAATGCGGCTGCTCGAGCCATTGAGCCCGCCATCGCAGACATGGCTCTGCAGACGGCGATTGACGCCAAGAGCCTGGACTCGGCTCTTGGAATCATCGAGTCTTCGTACTCCCTCCCTGCGTTTAAGCGCCAGAAGCTGATCAAGCACGGCACGGCGCCcgctcttggccttgccaccCTGCCGTTTGGCATCTTTGGTCTCTCGACGGGCTATGCCGCCTACTGGCAAAACACCATGGACATGAGCACTGCTACGGGAATTGCCGTTGCCGGCATCTCGGGCTACTTCCTTGTGGTTGGCTCTCTCGGTATGATTGCCAAGCTGAGCAACAAAGACCAGATGAAGCGAGTGACCTGGACGCCGGGAACGCCACTGCGATATCGATGGctgagagaggaggagagagccGCTCTGGACAAGGTGGCATGTGCATGGGGTTTCAAGGAGCCTTGGAGACACGGTGAGGAGATGGGCCCGGAGTGGGAGGGCCTCAAGGAGTACATGGGATACAGACAGATGCTGCTTGACAGAGTTGAGTTTATGGAGGGCATGAGCTGA
- a CDS encoding mitochondrial 54S ribosomal protein mL54, which produces MFCTRCLRATVARRQFSFSRQFSSSLRFYSAEPQLSTPTTDAGEAAKPAAAAGTARSSCPEGTVLNGLNYIKGGQDPVAKKDEDYPEWLWSCLDVMKKADAADDNLGDEFSKSKKQRKLAAKRQKALEAKLLAEGNLEALAPKVPLQQQSVNLPGEQNGSVLDNLAALEKREELRKAMRKERRAKIKESNYLKSM; this is translated from the exons ATGTTCTGCACCCGGTGCCTGCGCGCAACGGTCGCGCGCCGCCAATTCTCCTTTTCACGGCAATTCTCATCCTCCCTGCGCTTCTACTCGGCCGAACCTCAGCTCTCAACCCCCACCACCGACGCCGGCGAGGCTGcaaagccagctgctgctgctggcacgGCGCGATCCAGCTGTCCGGAGGGAACCGTGCTCAATGGCTTAAACTACATCAAGGGCGGGCAGGACCCGGtcgccaagaaggatgaaGACTACCCGGAGTGGCTGTGGTCTTGCCTGGATGTTATGAAAAAGGCCGATGCGGCTGATGACAATCTGGGTGACGAATTCT CAAAATCCAAGAAGCAACGAAAACTCGCAGCCAAGCGCCAAAAGGCCCTCGAGGCCAAGCTCCTCGCCGAAGGCAACCTCGAGGCCCTGGCGCCAAAGGTcccgctgcagcagcagtccgTCAACCTGCCCGGCGAGCAAAACGGCTCCGTGCTGGACAATCTCGCCgcgctggagaagcgagAGGAGCTGAGGAAGGCGATGCGCAAGGAGAGAAgggccaagatcaaggagTCCAACTACCTGAAGTCAATGTAA
- a CDS encoding uncharacterized protein (EggNog:ENOG41), which produces MPTPESELFKSQKPTVPPTFNGVDFDDTKAFKAAEDAIIREQWVGAMMTRLVQEELGKCYVREGVNHLEKCGHLREKYLQLLSTNKVKGTKFIQQNYLEKKDQEFDLERKVHTSDKIAKLNQGRFS; this is translated from the exons ATGCCGACGCCCGAGTCCGAGCTCTTCAAGAGCCAGAAGCCCACGGTTCCCCCCACATTCAACGGCGTGGACTTTGACGACACCAAGGCGTTCAAGGCGGCCGAGGATGCCATTATTCGGGAACAATGGGTTGGCGCCATGATGACCCGTCTCGTCCAAGAGGAATTGGGCAAGTGCTACGTCCGCGAGGGCGTCAACCACCTGGAGAAGTGCGGCCACTTGAGAG AAAAATATCTGCAACTGCTCTCCACGAACAAGGTCAAGGGCACCAAGTTTATTCAGCAAAACtatctggagaagaaggaccaGGAGTTTGATTTGGAGCGCAAGGTGCACACGAGCGACAAGATTGCCAAGCTGAACCAGGGACGATTCTCATGA